A genomic segment from Phragmites australis chromosome 6, lpPhrAust1.1, whole genome shotgun sequence encodes:
- the LOC133920661 gene encoding protein FAR1-RELATED SEQUENCE 5-like, with the protein MTFDTEKEAYDFHNSYARSVGFSIRKCHTKMRADGTLCCKYFVCSNEGQPAAKQRASTRSDCKARVQFNISREGIWTVQKVELDHNHFLVSPDKAHMLRSQRRLLESDQQIMSQMRKKGITTADIRRVLQQGSAGAENVHLLKKDSEKKYLQPSYAQALLEYLKNKQSENPSFFYAVQLDDDGRIANFFWTDGQAIVDYACFGDVVSFDTTFKRNRSEMPFSPFVGTNHHKQTIIFGAALIYDEFSESFPWLFQTFLTAMSGKQPATIFTDQSSEISKAIGLVFSNSSHCLCLRHICHNVVKHLSNGICNHPQFLSDFKKCVYEKRSIVCFDLKWKELVSAYNLQGNTWMKNLSALREKWAAVYCHDSFYADMISIQNNES; encoded by the coding sequence ATGACCTTTGACACAGAAAAGGAAGCCTATGACTTCCATAATTCCTATGCTAGAAGTGTTGGGTTTAGTATCCGGAAGTGCCACACGAAAATGAGAGCCGATGGGACTCTTTGTTGCAAATATTTCGTCTGCAGCAATGAAGGGCAGCCTGCGGCGAAGCAACGCGCTTCGACAAGGTCCGACTGCAAGGCCCGTGTTCAGTTCAACATTAGTCGAGAAGGTATATGGACAGTGCAAAAGGTTGAACTTGATCACAACCACTTCCTGGTAAGTCCAGACAAGGCCCATATGTTGAGGTCACAGCGCCGTTTATTAGAGTCTGATCAACAGATAATGAGTCAAATGCGAAAAAAGGGGATTACCACTGCGGATATACGGAGAGTTTTGCAGCAAGGTTCTGCGGGAGCTGAAAATGTACATCTTCTGAAGAAGGATTCTGAGAAAAAGTACCTCCAACCAAGCTATGCTCAAGCATTGCTCGAGTATTTGAAGAACAAGCAATCTGAAAATCCGTCATTCTTTTATGCGGTTCAGCTAGACGATGATGGTCGAATAGCCAACTTCTTCTGGACAGATGGTCAGGCTATTGTAGATTACGCTTGTTTTGGTGATGTTGTCTCTTTTGACACAACATTTAAGAGAAACAGGTCTGAAATGCCATTTTCTCCATTTGTGGGAACCAACCATCATAAGCAAACCATCATTTTCGGAGCTGCATTGATATATGATGAATTTTCAGAGTCTTTCCCTTGGCTCTTTCAGACCTTTCTTACCGCAATGTCTGGGAAGCAACCAGCTACAATTTTTACAGATCAATCATCTGAAATATCTAAGGCTATTGGGTTGGTCTTTTCTAACTCAAGTCATTGTCTATGTTTGCGGCATATCTGTCACAATGTGGTTAAGCATTTGAGTAATGGAATTTGCAACCATCCACAATTTCTGTCTGATTTTAAGAAGTGTGTGTATGAAAAAAGGTCTATAGTGTGCTTTGATTTGAAGTGGAAGGAATTGGTAAGTGCATACAATCTTCAAGGTAATACATGGATGAAGAATTTATCTGCATTGCGTGAAAAGTGGGCTGCTGTGTATTGTCATGATTCATTTTACGCTGACATGATATCAATTCAAAATAATGAATCATGA